GATAGATATAACTATAACCCAACGCCTTAAAAATATTATTATTAAGCCGCCCCTTTGATTCGCGCAGAGCTCGCAAATGATTGTGTAAACCGCCCGCTCCAAGCGCAATAGAATACTCATTGTCGTTGACAATTACAATAAAACGACTCTTGACGCTACTAAATTGAACCGCGGCGTTGTTTAACGCTTCATACGCCTGCCCGCCGCTTAACGAGCCGTCTCCGATAACGGCGATTATTGTTTCGTCGCCGGATAAAATATCCCTGCCTTTTGCTAGTCCCGAAGCTAAAGATACAGAAGTTGACGTCAGCCCTAGATCGAAAAAATCATGTTCGCTTTCGTTTTGGCGTTGGTATGTACTCTTCGCTCCTCGATCTCTAAAAACGTCGTATAAATTTTTTCTGCCGGTTAGCATCTTATGAACATATGCCTGATGAGACACGTCGAATACAATTTTATCTTTGGGAGAATCAAATATGTAATGCAACGCGACCGTCAGTTCAACTACGCCAAGATTTGGTCCAATGTGCCCGCCATATTTAGACGCTCCCTCTAAGATGAATTTTCGTATCTCTTCGCACAATGCGGGCAACGTCGATATGTCAAGCGTTTTTAAATCTCGCGGAGATAGTATTTGCTCTAGATACATAATATTACGTTTCCTCTATCAGTTTTTTTGCTTGAGCAAAACTTACATAACCTTGAATTGGCGGCGGCGTAGAAATATGCGCGGGCCACTCGATAGCAAGATCGGGATCGTAAGGATTGATCTTAAAGTTAATATTCGGCTGGTATGCCAAACAACTAGAATTTACCATAATGATATCTGTCTTCGCAAAAGCCGACGAGCAAAACCCGTTTGAAAGTAACACTATTTTTGGATCGTCGCCGCTTAACTCAATTGTTTTGCGTTTGCCCTGATGTTCTCCGTTTGCGAGAGAGACAAACACCGCCATTGCTTCGCCCTGCACGCAATAAATCATCTTTTTATCATCGGGCGAGAGCGAGAAATCTAAACCTCGTATTACGCCTTTTTTTGTTTTATGACAATATGTCTCCATAAAACTAAAATCCCAACCGTTATTTTTCAAAAAATCCATTTGATATATCTTTCTGAACCAGCCGCGATCATCCTGCGCCTGATGAGGATAAAAAATCATTAGTCCTGGCAAACTAGTCTCCTCCAAATACGGCGGCGTTTTCATTTAGCGTCCGCCGCCTTCGAACTGTTTGCCGCGTCCTCGCGCACTCCATAAGAAGAGACCGAGAGAGAGAGAGAGAGAGAGAGAGAGAGGAATTTTGCTCGACGTCGGCGGCGATGAAACTTTGCACCGTTCTGGCAAAACCGTTTTTAAGATCGACCTTAGGTTGCCAACCCAATGCGATCAATTTACCTGCATCAATTGAAATAACTTTTGTATCATTATGCACTGCGCTTTGAGGATCTTTGGCGTTGGCGATAACGCGGATCGGTTTTTCGTGAAAGCTGTTAGCAATAATGTTTGCAAGATCGATAATTTTAACGTCGCAATATGGATTGGAAACATTATACGCTTCGCCAGTCTCGCCGCGAAGCAACGCGGTAAGACAACCGACTACCGTGTCTGTAACATAAGTATAGGGACGAATCACCGAACCGTCCGAATCTAGCAAGATGGTTTCCGATTCGTTGGCCTGCTTTATAAACTGCGCGTGCGCGAGATGATTATTCTCAGTAAAATCTGGTCCGTAAGTACTCGCCAAGCGTGCGATCCATGTCTTGACGCCAAACTGCCTTGCGTAGGCTTTAAATATCGTCTCAGACATTCGTTTGCTCTCCGCATAAACGGAAAATTTATTGTCCAAGTCAACAATTCCGTAATCGCTTTCGCTAATATCGCTTTTACCGGTAACGCCATAAATCGCCACCGACGAGAGAAACAGCACGCGCGTGTCCGCGCCATGTTCCGCTTTTTTATGCAAGGCGTATTCGCAAATATTTTTTGCGCCCTCTATATTTGCCGCAATCGTGCCCACAAAATCGTTAAGATTAACGCCTGTAGGAGATGCGGCGTGAATGATAATATCAGCGTTTAAATCGGCGGGGATTGGTTTTGAAATGTCTTGGACAAGCATCGAAAATCTAAGGTTATCTTTATATTGTCCAAATTTTTTCTCAGCTTTATTCGCATCGCGAGCGTTTGCAATGACTTTTACGTTATCTAACTCCATAAACGCATACACGAAATATGACGCAATCATTCCTGCGGCGCCCGTGATTAAAACCGTTTTGCCGTCAAACTCATGCCATGGAAGCGGCTCGGACAATATATTTTGTATATCTTCGGCGATAATCTTATTCATGCTCGGCGTCTTTTTCAAGATATTTTGAAGCGTAATTAGCGCCTACATATTCATGAGAAATTTCATTGCGTAAATCTTTAAGCGTCCGTAGTTGATCCGCCGAATCGACAATCCCTCTTTTCTCCGCTCTGTTAGCGACGTCGATAATAGCGCCTGAAGCGATAAACTCCGCCGCGTCAAGACTTCGCAAAACTTTATGTATTAGCAAATCGGTTGTTCGCGCATACCTAGACGCTAGAGCTTCAAAATATACTAACTCGTCGATTGAATAAACGCTCTTTACGCCGATCGCTACGCATTGATCGCGCGAACTATTAAGGGTTTTTACGCTTTCGTTAAGCGCGTTTATATTTTCGCGCAAGACGTCGATTGTTAAGCTACTCATCGAGCGCCTTTCCGCTTGCTTGAGCTAGTTTAAAAAACGGTTCTTCGCCGCTTTTCGAAGTCAAAATATCGATCTTTTGCTCGCCGATTTTATCGCATATTTCGCGCCGAACCTTAATCTTCTGCAATATATCCTGCGCAATAACGTCCGAAAGAATAGCTATATCTATATCGCCGCCTTTTTTGTCGTCGTCAACGCGAGAGCCGAACAGCCATATTTTCGCGCGCGGATCGACGGCTTGAACGGCTTTGACTATAACCTCTTTTTCATATTCGTTAATACGCATACCTATCTTTCCCATTCGGGAGAAAATTTTAGTCCCGTTTGAAACCATGACGATCGCTTATTCCAGTTGGCAAAACTCGACTGGTAGCAGTAACGGCAACTATCGGGCATTGTATCCTCGTCGTTCACCAGCGATCGGAAGCGTCGCGTCTCCTCGCTGTTCCACATCGCCTCGAAATCGTCGTATTTATCGATATGAAACAGTTTGATCGGCGTATTCATACACGGGCGGACATATCCGTCCGAACCTAGAAAAAAGTCGCGCCACGCGGTAAAACACGGCTTGTGCGACAGCTCGCCCGCAGGGTCTTCGCCGCGCAAATGCGGTATTTTGACCTTAATTCCAAGCGCATCGGCGCTTTCGCTCGCTTCGTCGAAAACGGCGCGAACCTCGTCCATACTATCCCACAGCGACTCTTTGGCAAGAGTCTCGTCGAACGCCGTAAGAAAAACGCCCTTCGCCTCCTGCAAACCAAGTTCGGCGGCAAGACGGACGATTTTCGGAAACTCGCGCAGGTTTTTTCGCATCAGCGTCGTTACAAAGTTCATATACGGAAAGGGGGAGTTAAGCCGCTGTTTTTGATCGACAATCGCCTTGATCCCGCCGAAAATACGATCCATTTTAGAGCCGCGCCGAATCTCGTTGTTTAACGCCTCGTCAGCCGCGTCGATCGATACGGCGATCACATCGACCTGCTCCTCAAAAATATGCGGCGC
The sequence above is a segment of the Helicobacteraceae bacterium genome. Coding sequences within it:
- a CDS encoding dTDP-4-dehydrorhamnose 3,5-epimerase family protein, whose translation is MKTPPYLEETSLPGLMIFYPHQAQDDRGWFRKIYQMDFLKNNGWDFSFMETYCHKTKKGVIRGLDFSLSPDDKKMIYCVQGEAMAVFVSLANGEHQGKRKTIELSGDDPKIVLLSNGFCSSAFAKTDIIMVNSSCLAYQPNINFKINPYDPDLAIEWPAHISTPPPIQGYVSFAQAKKLIEET
- a CDS encoding NAD(P)-dependent oxidoreductase → MNKIIAEDIQNILSEPLPWHEFDGKTVLITGAAGMIASYFVYAFMELDNVKVIANARDANKAEKKFGQYKDNLRFSMLVQDISKPIPADLNADIIIHAASPTGVNLNDFVGTIAANIEGAKNICEYALHKKAEHGADTRVLFLSSVAIYGVTGKSDISESDYGIVDLDNKFSVYAESKRMSETIFKAYARQFGVKTWIARLASTYGPDFTENNHLAHAQFIKQANESETILLDSDGSVIRPYTYVTDTVVGCLTALLRGETGEAYNVSNPYCDVKIIDLANIIANSFHEKPIRVIANAKDPQSAVHNDTKVISIDAGKLIALGWQPKVDLKNGFARTVQSFIAADVEQNSSLSLSLSLSRSLLMECARTRQTVRRRRTLNENAAVFGGD
- a CDS encoding nucleotidyltransferase domain-containing protein, translating into MRINEYEKEVIVKAVQAVDPRAKIWLFGSRVDDDKKGGDIDIAILSDVIAQDILQKIKVRREICDKIGEQKIDILTSKSGEEPFFKLAQASGKALDE
- a CDS encoding radical SAM protein — encoded protein: MSAILRAKTDRLIQTRELSADRAANTIASQEAMRSGLSRLTSKPQRFVFEMTNACNLNCAMCGRNSADFKPTRFDPSWLAKFEGVSRYTEEVTLMGWGEPTVHPQFVEFLKWANRKGLRKYFCTNGMRLNDLAPHIFEEQVDVIAVSIDAADEALNNEIRRGSKMDRIFGGIKAIVDQKQRLNSPFPYMNFVTTLMRKNLREFPKIVRLAAELGLQEAKGVFLTAFDETLAKESLWDSMDEVRAVFDEASESADALGIKVKIPHLRGEDPAGELSHKPCFTAWRDFFLGSDGYVRPCMNTPIKLFHIDKYDDFEAMWNSEETRRFRSLVNDEDTMPDSCRYCYQSSFANWNKRSSWFQTGLKFSPEWER